One part of the Sphingopyxis sp. TUF1 genome encodes these proteins:
- a CDS encoding CcdB family protein: MAQFDVRRTLDGGLVVDCQSDLLRHLDTRFVVPLLPVSEFEVVARRLNPIFTVEDAGHVLYTQFAAAIPARQLSEVVTNLGDHSFVIIDALDVLLTGV, from the coding sequence ATGGCGCAATTCGATGTGCGGCGCACGTTGGACGGTGGCTTGGTCGTGGACTGCCAATCCGATCTACTGCGCCACCTCGATACCCGCTTTGTCGTGCCGCTGCTACCGGTCAGCGAATTCGAGGTGGTTGCCCGGCGCCTCAACCCGATCTTCACCGTCGAGGACGCCGGCCATGTTCTATACACGCAGTTCGCGGCGGCCATTCCGGCGCGTCAATTAAGCGAGGTCGTCACGAATCTTGGCGATCACAGCTTTGTTATCATCGATGCGCTTGATGTGTTGCTGACGGGGGTATGA